A genome region from Bacillaceae bacterium IKA-2 includes the following:
- the cas1b gene encoding type I-B CRISPR-associated endonuclease Cas1b, which yields MKDIFIFNNGRLKRTDSTIQFIDADGKKKTIPIVQVENIHLFGEIDMNTSFLNLLTQQGVVLHTYNYYGYYSGSFIPRSKQVSGYIDVRQASHILDPQKRIFIARQFIYGAVHHMLKNIRQHKDGSEVYINTIESVRVNIENAKTIPELMGMEGNIRKIYFQSFNHMIKNEFFHFVKREKRPPKDPINALISFGNSIMYTTVLSELYKTQLNPTMSFLHEPSVKRYSLSLDLAEIFKPLIIDGLIVSLINNRVMKSNHFEYIESEICLLNDEGRKIFLKAYEEKLSKTIKHRTLKRQTSYRFLIRLECYKLIKHIIGDTTYKPLKAWW from the coding sequence TTGAAGGATATTTTTATTTTTAATAATGGGCGATTAAAGAGAACTGATTCTACTATTCAATTTATCGATGCGGATGGTAAGAAGAAAACGATACCAATTGTACAAGTGGAAAACATACACTTATTTGGAGAAATCGATATGAATACGTCTTTTCTTAATTTACTTACGCAACAGGGAGTTGTGCTACATACGTACAATTACTATGGATATTATAGCGGTAGTTTTATTCCAAGAAGCAAGCAAGTTTCTGGTTATATAGATGTAAGGCAAGCTTCTCACATTCTTGATCCACAAAAGCGCATATTCATAGCGAGGCAATTTATTTACGGAGCGGTTCACCATATGCTAAAAAACATTCGGCAGCACAAAGATGGATCAGAAGTTTATATAAATACGATTGAATCTGTGAGAGTAAATATAGAAAATGCAAAAACTATTCCAGAATTAATGGGTATGGAAGGAAATATTAGGAAGATTTATTTTCAATCTTTTAACCATATGATTAAAAACGAATTTTTTCATTTTGTAAAAAGAGAAAAAAGGCCACCGAAAGATCCGATTAATGCGCTGATTTCATTTGGGAATAGCATAATGTATACAACAGTCCTGTCAGAGCTTTATAAGACCCAGTTAAATCCAACTATGAGTTTTTTACATGAACCTTCCGTAAAAAGATATTCGCTTTCGCTTGACTTAGCCGAAATATTCAAGCCTCTAATTATTGATGGTTTAATAGTATCACTAATAAATAATCGAGTCATGAAAAGTAACCATTTTGAATATATAGAGTCTGAAATTTGCTTATTAAATGATGAGGGCAGGAAAATTTTCCTGAAGGCATATGAAGAAAAGCTTTCCAAAACAATAAAGCATCGTACACTAAAAAGGCAAACGTCCTACAGATTTCTGATTCGTTTAGAGTGCTATAAGTTGATTAAACATATTATTGGAGATACAACATATAAGCCTTTGAAAGCGTGGTGGTAA
- the cas2 gene encoding CRISPR-associated endonuclease Cas2 — protein sequence MFVIITYDVGEKRVGKVHKILKKYLQWTQNSVFEGEIKEGKLKECLGELMPIVNKVYDSLYVYKVSNPKNIKKIIYGVEKDFEEMFL from the coding sequence ATGTTCGTCATCATTACCTATGATGTTGGAGAAAAGAGGGTTGGGAAGGTACATAAAATTCTTAAGAAATACTTGCAGTGGACCCAAAATTCCGTATTCGAAGGTGAAATAAAAGAGGGTAAATTGAAAGAATGTCTGGGTGAATTAATGCCAATAGTTAATAAAGTGTACGATTCATTGTATGTATACAAAGTTTCGAATCCAAAAAACATTAAAAAAATCATTTATGGTGTAGAAAAAGATTTTGAAGAGATGTTTCTGTAA
- the istB gene encoding IS21-like element helper ATPase IstB, producing the protein MQIQEMAHILKLPYIKTNYQMLLDEANHTNMTHRELISRLLERELELRLENGLKHRLRRAKFPLNKYLEDFDKSKYHKKFIPKFEELETLQFIENKENIILIGSPGCGKSHYSIGLGIKACLEGKSVLFISVPNLIIELKEAMSESKLSQYKTKFEKYSLVVLDELGYVSFDKIGCEILFNLLSNRNDKGSIIITTNLAFDRWEEIFKDPMLTGAIVDRLAHKSHILDISREVSHRFEETMSWLKPTK; encoded by the coding sequence ATGCAAATACAAGAAATGGCCCATATACTAAAATTACCCTATATAAAAACCAATTATCAAATGCTTCTTGATGAAGCAAACCATACAAACATGACCCACCGAGAGCTGATAAGTCGTCTACTCGAAAGAGAATTAGAACTAAGGCTTGAGAATGGTTTAAAACATAGACTCAGAAGGGCTAAATTCCCTCTTAACAAGTACTTAGAAGACTTCGACAAGAGTAAGTACCATAAGAAATTTATACCGAAATTCGAAGAACTAGAAACGTTGCAGTTCATTGAAAATAAAGAAAATATAATCTTAATAGGATCTCCTGGCTGCGGGAAATCACATTATAGTATTGGGCTTGGTATTAAGGCGTGTTTGGAAGGCAAAAGTGTATTGTTTATCTCTGTACCTAACTTAATAATAGAGTTAAAAGAAGCAATGAGTGAAAGCAAACTATCGCAATATAAAACCAAATTTGAAAAGTACAGTCTTGTCGTTTTAGATGAACTGGGATACGTATCATTTGACAAAATTGGTTGTGAAATACTATTTAATTTATTATCAAATAGAAACGATAAAGGATCAATAATCATAACAACAAACTTGGCTTTTGATCGCTGGGAAGAGATTTTTAAAGACCCGATGCTTACTGGTGCAATTGTAGATAGACTTGCTCACAAATCACATATCTTAGATATTTCACGAGAAGTAAGTCACCGATTTGAAGAGACAATGTCATGGCTAAAACCAACTAAATAA
- a CDS encoding site-specific integrase, which translates to MEQKYQTFEQLSSEVVKSLRDMSYSESRISQYRSAWQKLATFMENNQIEYYSASVGGAFIADFIGTGKYEEFSHWEKSIIRCVDVLTEFQSTGTFQYRRAKKSYQFYGCIGNPMVDFLNHRKSLGITENTLGHYRLNLHRFLSFFNEEGVMETEAIKKQHILGFVNQLGFYTPATRHSMLTTLRGFMRYLHDNGYTGIDFSYLIPKDNYKKQCKLPTTYTKNEVESLINTVDRSSPKGKRDAAMILLAARLGLRASDICLLKFENIHWEKNTITLVQQKTKNKIEHPLLIEIGEAIIDYLKYGRPKSDLPYVFLHAIPPYNCLNRSTLHSIVTFYLRRAGIKNITEKKHGPHALRHSLAGQLLEQKIPIHVISEVLGHKNTESTKTYLRIDLTSLSQCALDVPLLKTPFYAKEVE; encoded by the coding sequence ATGGAACAAAAATATCAAACATTTGAACAACTGTCCTCAGAAGTAGTTAAATCCCTTCGGGATATGTCCTATTCCGAATCAAGGATAAGCCAATATCGTTCCGCGTGGCAAAAACTGGCTACTTTTATGGAAAACAATCAGATTGAGTATTATTCAGCGTCAGTAGGTGGAGCATTTATAGCTGACTTTATTGGTACTGGGAAATACGAGGAATTTAGCCATTGGGAAAAGAGCATAATCCGGTGTGTGGATGTTCTAACTGAATTTCAGTCTACAGGAACGTTCCAATACAGAAGGGCAAAGAAATCCTACCAATTTTATGGTTGCATCGGTAATCCTATGGTGGATTTCCTTAATCACCGAAAATCTTTGGGTATTACAGAAAATACGCTTGGTCATTACCGATTAAATCTTCATCGCTTTCTTAGTTTTTTTAATGAAGAAGGAGTCATGGAAACCGAAGCAATTAAAAAACAACACATTTTAGGATTTGTGAATCAGCTTGGTTTTTATACACCTGCAACGCGCCACAGCATGCTTACCACTTTACGTGGGTTTATGAGATATCTACATGACAATGGGTATACAGGGATTGACTTTTCATACCTAATTCCAAAAGACAATTACAAGAAGCAATGTAAACTACCCACGACATATACGAAAAATGAAGTTGAATCATTAATCAATACTGTTGACAGAAGTAGCCCAAAAGGGAAGCGTGATGCTGCTATGATACTATTGGCTGCACGATTGGGATTGAGGGCTTCTGACATCTGTCTGTTGAAGTTTGAAAACATACACTGGGAAAAGAATACAATTACACTTGTTCAACAAAAGACTAAAAATAAGATTGAGCATCCACTTTTAATAGAAATAGGAGAGGCTATTATCGATTATCTGAAGTATGGACGGCCTAAATCTGATCTTCCTTATGTCTTCCTACATGCAATCCCGCCATATAACTGCCTAAATAGATCGACTTTGCATAGCATTGTTACTTTTTATCTCCGTCGTGCTGGCATTAAAAACATAACAGAAAAGAAACATGGTCCTCATGCTTTGAGGCACAGTCTTGCTGGGCAACTACTGGAACAAAAAATACCCATCCATGTTATATCAGAAGTGCTAGGTCACAAGAATACCGAAAGCACAAAAACTTATTTACGAATAGACTTAACATCTTTGAGCCAATGCGCATTAGATGTTCCACTCTTAAAAACGCCATTTTATGCCAAGGAGGTGGAATGA
- a CDS encoding tyrosine-type recombinase/integrase, with the protein MMPNYCGIYAGLIEQYIDFKRNLGYKFVDATYTLSLFDRFTIDNAVLKLGLSKEIVDKWSEKRPNESDKTRYARIHYIAKFSAYLNDMGYPSHIPRLPKKYSSTFVPHIFSKKEVNAFFDACDTLKVNRRFETTVYVLPALFRMLYGCGIRISEALSLTCKDVDLDAKNIIVRETKNGKDRILPLSETLTEVCIQYRNVRPGKYEPKGYFFIKNNGQKCNAKAIYEWFRKILWNAGIPHGGKGFGPRMHDFRHTFSVHSLVKMSEAGLDLYYSLPILSKYLGHQSLEATDKYVRLTSDMYPDLIREVDNVCAYVFPEVDHYEAD; encoded by the coding sequence ATGATGCCGAACTATTGTGGTATTTATGCTGGTTTAATCGAACAGTACATTGATTTCAAAAGAAACCTCGGTTACAAGTTTGTTGATGCCACTTACACACTTTCGTTATTTGACAGATTTACAATAGATAATGCCGTATTAAAACTCGGTCTATCAAAGGAGATTGTTGATAAATGGAGTGAGAAGCGTCCAAATGAATCAGACAAGACACGTTATGCGAGGATTCATTATATTGCAAAATTTTCCGCCTATTTAAATGATATGGGATATCCATCACATATACCGAGATTGCCTAAAAAGTACAGCAGTACGTTTGTACCACATATTTTCTCGAAAAAGGAAGTGAATGCATTCTTCGATGCATGTGATACGCTTAAAGTTAATAGACGATTTGAAACAACTGTGTATGTACTCCCCGCTTTATTTAGAATGCTATATGGCTGTGGCATCCGTATCAGCGAAGCGTTATCCCTAACATGTAAGGATGTTGATCTTGATGCAAAAAATATTATTGTCAGGGAAACGAAAAACGGCAAAGACCGAATACTCCCATTATCTGAAACACTAACTGAGGTGTGTATTCAATATAGGAATGTTCGTCCCGGCAAATATGAACCGAAAGGTTATTTTTTTATCAAGAACAATGGGCAAAAATGTAATGCCAAGGCAATATATGAATGGTTCAGAAAAATACTCTGGAATGCAGGAATTCCACATGGTGGGAAGGGTTTTGGCCCAAGAATGCATGACTTTCGTCACACTTTCAGTGTACACTCTCTTGTGAAAATGTCAGAAGCTGGGCTAGATTTATACTACTCACTCCCAATATTATCAAAATATCTTGGGCATCAGTCATTAGAGGCTACAGATAAGTATGTAAGGCTAACATCTGACATGTACCCTGATTTAATTAGAGAAGTAGATAACGTTTGTGCCTATGTATTTCCGGAGGTTGACCATTATGAAGCCGACTGA